Genomic segment of Betaproteobacteria bacterium:
CCTTTCCTCCCGATCCTGGCGCTCGCGGTCCATGCGCTCGCGCCGTTCCTGATCCTCCGCCTCGCGCCGTTCGGCCTCCATACGCGCCTGCTCTTCGCGTTCGGCGCGCTCCATGGCCATGCGGGCCTGCTCTTCCTGCTCGCGGTGACGCTCCTCCTCTTCCTCGCGCCTGCGCAATTCCTCCTGCTGCTTTTCGAATTCGGCCGCGACCTGCGACTCCATTGCCCTCAAACCGGACAGATCGAACTCCGGCAGATCACTCTTCGCGGAGGCGGCCTGTTTCGCGCGCTCCTCTTCTTCGCGCTTCCTGCGCGACTCTTCTTCGCGGCGACGGTCGGCTTCTTCGCGCTCGCGCCGTTCATCATCCTCGCGACGACGGCGGTCCTTGTCTTCGCGCTCACGCCGCTCATCATCTTCACGGCGGCGGCGCTCGTCTTCCTCTTCGCGTCGTTGCCTGTCCTGCGCGTCGCGCTGGCGACGTTCCTCGTCTTCGCGGTTGCGGCGATCTTGCGCTTCCCGGTCGGCGACCGGATCTTCTCCGCGGGCGCGGGCTGCTTCTTCGTCCTCGCGCTGGCGGCGCTCATCCTCTTCGCGGCGCCTGCGGTCTTCCTCTTGCCGTCGCGCGCGCTTCTCTTCGTCCTCACGACGCCTGCGTTCTTCCTCTTCCTTGCGCTTGCGCTCCGCTTCCGCGCGCGCGCGCTCTTCTTCCTCTTTGCGTTTGCGCTCTTCGTCTTCCCTGCGCTTGCGCTCCTCTTCCTCGCGTTTCTTAAGCTCTTCCTCCTCACGCTTCGTGCGTTCCTCTTCCTCCTTGCGTTTACGCTCTTCTTCCTCGCGCTGCTTGCGTTCCTCCTCCTCGCGACGCTTGCGCTCCGCTTCTTCCTTGCGCTTGCGCTCTTCATCTTCCTTGCGCCTGCGCTCTTCGTCTTCGCGCTGCTTGCGTTCTTCGGCTTCCCGACGCTGACGCACTTCATCTTCCTTGCGCTTGCGTTCTTCGTCCTCGCGACGGCGGCGATCGTCTTCCGCACGCTTGCTGTCCTCCTCTTCCTTGCGCTTGCGTTCCTCTTCCTCGCGCTTCTTGCGTTCTGCTTCCTCCTTGAATTTGCGCTCGATCTCCTCGCGAGCGCGGCGCGCGGCGTTTTCCGAGGTCCGCACCTGCTGTTCTTCGAGTTTCTTGCGTTCGGCCAGTTCGAAGACCTTGCGTTCGGCCTCCAGTATCTTCGAGAGGTCGCGCTGCGTCTGCGCCATCACTTCCGCCTCGACCTTGGCTTTGCGATCGGTTTCTTCGCGCAATTTCTGTCCCGCGGCTTCCTTGGCCTTGCGCTCCGCCTCGACCTTTGCCAGGCGCGCGCCTTCTTCGCGAGCTTGCTGGGCCGCCTTCTCCTTCTTCAGCCGCTCCTCCTCCTCGCGCTTGCGCTTCGCATCCTGTTCTGCCTTCGCGCGGTCCGCGGTTTCGCGCTGCCGCCACTCGCTCTGGGCATTCTGGTAAACGTTTTTTCCGGGCGAGAGCGATGAGGTGAAGTCCAGGTCATCCACGTAGGCACCTTCACCGCTGCTGCGCACCCCGGTGGAGGTATTCGCGAATTCCTTGATGTAGCCGCCGGTGGACAAGTCGTTCAGCGCCTTGTTCATCTCGGCATCGCTGAGCCTTGACTTGGACATCAGGTCGGCGACGGATGATTTTCCGTCGATCAATGTCAGGACCTTGACAAGGTCCTTGGAGAGCTTGCCGGCTTTATTCTTGATCTCCAGAACGCCCTTGCCGGTCTTCGAATAGATCGTCCTATTTTCCATCCTTAGTTCTTTCTCAGTTCCCGGGAATCAGGAATAGCAGCAACGGCCCAGCGCATACACGCCCCGTTATGCCGCGCCCGGCACCGGGGAAAAGGAAACGAACAAGGCCTCTCGCCGGAGAAGCCTTGATATACATCTAATTATTAGGCTTGGCGGGGCGCACGTCTAGGCCTGAAGAGGTTTAAATTGGCCTTGACCATGTCCTTCCAGGACCTTGGGGGACAGTCCAGGGCGCCTTCATCGCCTCGTTCGATACCAGCTTCGTTCGAAGGCAGTGGCCCGACATGCTTGCGCCGTACCCTGCCTTTTGCCCAACACGGTGCGTACCGTGTGCGAGTCGAAGAGTGGGACAATAAAAATCACCCCTGAAAGAAACCCGAAGCGGCGCGCCAACGTGAACTCAGCCGTGCGGATGCGTCCCCGTTGGGACAGCGTAATCCCGGGCCTGAACAGCGCCGCCCCCGGCTATAATCAGGTCGAACTCCGATGCCGCCTCGATGCACGCCATTCGCCTGTTGCCCGACCTCCTGATCAGCCAGATCGCCGCCGGCGAAGTGGTCGACCGGCCCGCCTCCGCGCTCAAGGAACTGCTGGAAAACAGCCTCGACGCCGGAGCCACGGAAATCTCGACGCAACTCACGGACGGAGGCATCAGGCAGATCCGCGTGGCCGACAACGGCGGCGGAATCGGCAAAGACGACCTGTCTCTCGCTCTCGCGCGCCACGCCACCAGCAAGATCACGTCTCTCGAAGACCTCGAAAGCGTCGCCAGCCTGGGTTTCCGTGGCGAGGCCCTGGCCAGCATCGCGGCCGTCTCTCATTTCAGCCTCGCCAGCCGCGCGGCCGGCAGTGCGCTTGCATGGAAGATCGAGGCCAGCGGCGGCGCGATATCCGCACCCGAGCCTGCTGCCGTAGCCGCCGGGTCGATCGTCGAAGCGTCCGACCTTTACTTTAATACGCCGGCACGGCGCAAATTCCTGCGCAGCCCGCAAACCGAATACGCGCACAGCGAAGAAACCTTCAAGCGGCTCGTGCTGTCGCGCCCGGACGTGCGCTTCGTGCTGACCCACAACGGCCGCGCGCAATGGCATCTGCAGGCCGCCAGCCCGCACGAGCGTATTCATGCAGTTCTCGGAGAAGAATTTGTCGCCGCGTCGCTGCCCGTAGACGTGGGCAACGCGGGCCTCCGCCTGCACGGTCTGGCGGCGCAGCCGGCCTATTCACGCAGCTCGCGCGATGCGCAGTATTTTTTCGTCAACGGCCGCTTTGTGCGCGACAAAATGCTGGCACACGCGGTGCGCGAGGCCTATCACGACGTACTGCATCACGACCGTCATTCGGCGTACGTGCTGTTCCTGGAACTCGATCCTGCGCTGGTGGATGCCAATGTGCATCCGACCAAGATCGAAGTGCGCTTCCGCGATTCGCGCGGCATGCATCAGTTCGTGTTTCACGCGCTGGAGAAAGCGCTATCCGCCACCCGCGCCGGTCGCACGGCCGGGGGCGAACCCGCGCCTTCGCCCGCGGCGTTTCGCGTCGATGGCGGTTTTTTCCGGCAGCCCGGCATCGATCTGCTGACCAACGAGCCGGCTTCGTTCTATGCCACGCTGTTTGGCGCGGCCGGAACGGCAACTGCGGCTGTGCCCGGCCGCCCGTCCGTTCCGATGCCGCGGGACGAAGAACACCCGCTGGGTTTCGCGCTGGCACAACTATCCGGCATCTATGTCCTTGCCCAGAACCGGCACGGGCTGGTGGTGGTCGACATGCATGCTGCACACGAGCGCATCGTTTACGAAAAGCTCAAGAGCGCGCTCGACGACGACGGTATCCCTACCCAGCAATTGCTGATACCCGCCACCCTGACCGCCAGTGCTTTGGAAGTCGCTACCGCCGCGGAAAATCCTTCCACGCTTTCCCGGCTCGGCTTCGAACTGGCCGTCATCGCGCCGAGCGCGCTGGCCGTGCGTTCGGTGCCGATGACGCTGGTGCAGGCCGACTCGGCACAACTCGCCCGCGACGTGCTCAACGAAATCGCCGAGTTCGGCGGCAGCCGCGTGCTCGCCGAGCGTCAGAACGAGATGCTGTCCACCATGGCCTGCCACGCGGCCGTCAGGGCCAGTCGCTCCCTGACCATTCCGGAAATGAACGCGCTGTTGCGCGAGATGGAAGCCACCGAGCGCTCCGGTCAATGCAACCACGGCCGGCCGACCTGGTTCCAGGTCAGTATCGGCGAACTCGACCGCATGTTCATGAGAGGAAAATGACAGGGCCGAGGAACGAGGGCCGAGGGCCGAGTGAAAGCTTGCGCCTCGTGCAACCGCCTTGACTCGAACCTCGTCCCTCGTCCCTCGAACCTCGACAGAATTGCCACCGGCAATTCTGTTGATGGGTCCCACCGCTGGCGGCAAGACCGGCGTCGCGCTGGAGCTGGCGCGGCGTTTTCCCGTCGAGATCGTCAGTGTGGATTCGGCGCTGGTGTACCGACACATGGACATCGGCACTGCCAAGCCCGACCTCGACACCCGGCTGAGAGTGCGGCATCACCTGATCGACGTCATCGATCCCACGGAAAATTATTCCGCCGCGCAATTCCGCGACGACGCACTGGAAGTCATGGTCGACATCGTCGAACGCGGCCGCGTACCGCTGTTGACTGGCGGCACCATGCTTTATTTCAAGGCACTGCGCGAAGGGTTGTCGGATTTGCCGGCTGCCAATGAGAACACGCGCCTGGTGATCGACGCGATGGCCACCGACGTCGGCTGGCCGGCGATCCACCGCGAGCTGGAACGCGTCGACCCGGCCACGGCGGAACGGCTCGATCCGAACGACTCGCAGCGCATCCAGCGTGCGATGGAAATCTTCTATCTCACCGGCAAACCGATGTCGGAACTGATTGCGACGGACAAGCCGGCCGAACTGCCTTACCGATTGATTCCGCTCGCTCTGGTTCCGGGCGAACGCAGCGTGCTGCATCAGCGCATAGCGGACCGCTTCGAGCTCATGCTCGAACTGGGACTGATCAACGAAGTCCGCGAACTGCGCGAGAACTACGACCTGAAACCCGATCTGCCGTCGATGCGCTGCGTGGGTTACCGGCAGGTATGGCAATACCTGGACGGTGAGTACGGCTTGGGCGTGCTGCGCGAGAAGGCTGTTGCCGCAACGCGGCAACTGGCAAAACGGCAACTGACCTGGCTTCGCGCCACCAAAGACGTCAGGGAATTCGACTGCCTGGCCGGAGATCTGCAGGAACAGATCGAAGCCTGGCTGCCGGAACAACTCGAGCGGTAAAGAACGGGAGCGTTGTGCACGCTCCCGGTAAATCGACAATCAGTTGCCGAGCGAATCCGCGCCGGCCTTGGCAATCTGGCCGTCCTCGGTGGATTTCACGCCGCTTACGCCGATGGCGCCGACCAGTTGCCCGCCGACCACGATCGGCAGGCCGCCTTCCAATGGCAAGGCGCCGTGCAATGCGATCAATGCATTGCGGCCGCCGGCAATCGCGTCTTCGAATACCTTGGTCGGGCGCTTGAAAGCCTGCGCGGTGCGCGCCTTCTGGATGGCCACGTCGATGCTGCCGGTCTGCGTACCATCGATGCGTTGCAGGTAGACCAGATGCCCGCCGTCATCAACCACTGCGATCACCACGTTCCAGTTATTCTTCCTCGCCTCGGCTTCCGCGGCGGCGGCGACTTTTTTGGCACCCTCCAGGGTCAGGACCTTCTTGTCCGCGAGTTGCGCGGAAGCATGCAAGGACAGCAAACCAAACAATGCAAAAAGGCACAGGGACATCAATTTCCTTGCTGAAAACATGGTTCCTCCTCGAGGCAACGGTTGTCTTTTGGCCAGGCCGGAATGCCTGGCTGTTGTGGACCGGGCGCAAAAAACCGCTTCCGGACCTTGCATGATGCATGCGCCGATTACGATAGCGCACCCCATCCGCAAATCCAAATTACTCTTCTGGAATTTCGATATGCTCGACGCGCGTTTGCGCCGCACCGCGGGCGAAGATCAGGCGCAGCGGCTCTCCCG
This window contains:
- the miaA gene encoding tRNA (adenosine(37)-N6)-dimethylallyltransferase MiaA — encoded protein: MGPTAGGKTGVALELARRFPVEIVSVDSALVYRHMDIGTAKPDLDTRLRVRHHLIDVIDPTENYSAAQFRDDALEVMVDIVERGRVPLLTGGTMLYFKALREGLSDLPAANENTRLVIDAMATDVGWPAIHRELERVDPATAERLDPNDSQRIQRAMEIFYLTGKPMSELIATDKPAELPYRLIPLALVPGERSVLHQRIADRFELMLELGLINEVRELRENYDLKPDLPSMRCVGYRQVWQYLDGEYGLGVLREKAVAATRQLAKRQLTWLRATKDVREFDCLAGDLQEQIEAWLPEQLER
- a CDS encoding heme-binding protein gives rise to the protein MSLCLFALFGLLSLHASAQLADKKVLTLEGAKKVAAAAEAEARKNNWNVVIAVVDDGGHLVYLQRIDGTQTGSIDVAIQKARTAQAFKRPTKVFEDAIAGGRNALIALHGALPLEGGLPIVVGGQLVGAIGVSGVKSTEDGQIAKAGADSLGN
- the mutL gene encoding DNA mismatch repair endonuclease MutL, encoding MHAIRLLPDLLISQIAAGEVVDRPASALKELLENSLDAGATEISTQLTDGGIRQIRVADNGGGIGKDDLSLALARHATSKITSLEDLESVASLGFRGEALASIAAVSHFSLASRAAGSALAWKIEASGGAISAPEPAAVAAGSIVEASDLYFNTPARRKFLRSPQTEYAHSEETFKRLVLSRPDVRFVLTHNGRAQWHLQAASPHERIHAVLGEEFVAASLPVDVGNAGLRLHGLAAQPAYSRSSRDAQYFFVNGRFVRDKMLAHAVREAYHDVLHHDRHSAYVLFLELDPALVDANVHPTKIEVRFRDSRGMHQFVFHALEKALSATRAGRTAGGEPAPSPAAFRVDGGFFRQPGIDLLTNEPASFYATLFGAAGTATAAVPGRPSVPMPRDEEHPLGFALAQLSGIYVLAQNRHGLVVVDMHAAHERIVYEKLKSALDDDGIPTQQLLIPATLTASALEVATAAENPSTLSRLGFELAVIAPSALAVRSVPMTLVQADSAQLARDVLNEIAEFGGSRVLAERQNEMLSTMACHAAVRASRSLTIPEMNALLREMEATERSGQCNHGRPTWFQVSIGELDRMFMRGK